From Fibrobacter sp. UWR3, one genomic window encodes:
- a CDS encoding aconitate hydratase: MLFNFDMIQGVYARIPARVEAARKQLGRPLTLAEKIIYSHLIDGAENRTYERGKDFAEFHPDRVAMQDATAQMALLQFTTAGKARVAVPSSVHCDHLIIAREGVEKDLPRAKEESKEVYDFLQSVSAKYGIDCWLPGAGIIHQVVLENYAFPGGMMIGTDSHTVNAGGLGMLAIGVGGADAVDAMVGLPWELKYPKMIGVKLTGKLQGFATAKDIILKLAGILTVKGGTNAIIEYFGEGARSLSATGKATIANMGAEVGATCSTFSYDDSMSRYLRATGRADVAAAADKIAEHLKADPEVEANPEKYFDRVVEIDLNTLVPHFNGPFSPDRAYAVTDMAESLKATETKPESTPVVSAALIGSCTNSSYEDLFMAANMIKQALAKGLSPKCPLLINPGSEQVRYTAERDGLIDLFKQFGATIMTNACGPCIGRWDRAGADKKELNTIVHSFNRNFAKRADGNPNTHAFVASPLMAVIAALSGDIRFNPMTDTLVNNEGKAVKLDPPEQCELPPKGFEVKDAGYQAPAEDGSMITVSINPESKRLQALAPFAAWDGKDIAGAPLLIKAKGKCTTDHISMAGPWLNYRGHLENISNNMLIGAVNAFNGETNKVLCQCGQYKEVPELAKIYKAKGTGSIVIGDENYGEGSSREHAAMEPRFLGVKAVIVKSFARIHETNLKKQGMLALTFKNAADYDKIQEQDVFDIVGLTKFAPGSEFTLVAHHKDGSVDNIALSHTYNEQQWAWFKAGSALNLIRANNK; the protein is encoded by the coding sequence ATGCTTTTCAATTTCGACATGATCCAGGGCGTGTATGCCCGCATTCCCGCCCGCGTTGAAGCTGCCCGCAAGCAGTTGGGCCGTCCGCTCACCCTCGCCGAAAAGATTATCTACAGCCACCTGATCGATGGCGCCGAGAACAGGACTTACGAGCGCGGCAAGGATTTTGCCGAATTCCACCCCGACCGCGTGGCCATGCAGGATGCAACCGCCCAGATGGCCCTTTTGCAGTTCACCACCGCCGGCAAGGCCCGCGTGGCAGTGCCGAGCTCCGTGCACTGCGACCACCTGATTATCGCCCGCGAAGGTGTCGAAAAGGACCTCCCCCGCGCGAAGGAAGAAAGCAAGGAAGTTTACGATTTTCTCCAGTCCGTGTCTGCCAAGTACGGCATTGACTGCTGGCTCCCGGGTGCAGGCATCATCCACCAGGTGGTGCTCGAAAACTACGCCTTCCCGGGTGGAATGATGATCGGTACCGACTCCCACACCGTGAACGCTGGCGGCCTCGGCATGCTCGCCATTGGCGTGGGCGGTGCAGACGCCGTGGATGCCATGGTGGGCCTCCCGTGGGAACTCAAGTACCCGAAGATGATTGGCGTGAAGCTCACCGGCAAACTCCAGGGCTTCGCAACCGCCAAAGACATCATCCTGAAGCTCGCTGGCATCCTGACCGTGAAGGGCGGCACCAACGCCATTATCGAATACTTCGGCGAAGGCGCTCGTAGCCTCTCCGCCACAGGCAAGGCAACGATTGCGAACATGGGTGCCGAAGTGGGCGCTACCTGCTCCACCTTCAGCTACGACGACTCCATGAGCCGCTACCTCCGCGCTACAGGCCGTGCCGACGTTGCCGCCGCCGCCGACAAGATTGCAGAACACCTCAAGGCCGACCCCGAAGTCGAAGCAAATCCAGAAAAGTACTTTGACCGCGTCGTCGAAATCGACTTGAACACGCTCGTGCCGCACTTCAACGGCCCGTTCAGCCCGGACCGCGCCTACGCCGTGACCGACATGGCAGAAAGCCTCAAGGCCACCGAAACCAAGCCGGAATCTACGCCGGTCGTAAGCGCCGCACTCATCGGCAGCTGCACGAACTCCAGCTACGAAGATTTGTTCATGGCAGCGAACATGATCAAGCAGGCCCTCGCGAAGGGTCTCAGCCCGAAGTGCCCGCTCCTCATCAACCCGGGTTCCGAACAGGTGCGCTACACCGCCGAACGCGACGGTCTCATCGACCTGTTCAAGCAGTTCGGCGCCACAATCATGACGAACGCCTGCGGTCCTTGCATTGGCCGCTGGGACCGCGCCGGTGCCGACAAGAAGGAACTCAACACCATCGTCCACAGTTTCAACCGCAACTTCGCGAAACGCGCCGACGGCAACCCGAACACGCACGCCTTCGTCGCCTCCCCGCTCATGGCCGTGATTGCAGCCCTCAGCGGCGACATCCGCTTCAACCCGATGACCGACACCCTCGTGAACAACGAAGGCAAGGCCGTGAAGCTCGACCCGCCAGAGCAGTGCGAACTCCCGCCGAAGGGCTTCGAAGTCAAGGACGCCGGCTACCAGGCTCCTGCCGAAGACGGTTCCATGATTACCGTTTCCATCAACCCCGAAAGCAAGCGCCTCCAGGCCCTCGCCCCGTTCGCCGCCTGGGACGGCAAGGACATCGCCGGTGCCCCGCTCCTCATCAAGGCCAAGGGCAAGTGCACCACCGACCACATCTCCATGGCCGGTCCGTGGCTCAACTACCGCGGTCACCTCGAAAACATTTCGAACAACATGCTCATCGGCGCCGTGAACGCCTTCAACGGCGAAACGAACAAGGTCCTCTGCCAGTGCGGGCAGTACAAGGAAGTCCCCGAACTCGCCAAGATTTACAAGGCCAAGGGCACGGGCTCCATCGTCATCGGTGACGAAAACTACGGCGAAGGCTCCAGCCGCGAACACGCCGCCATGGAACCGCGCTTCCTCGGCGTGAAGGCCGTAATCGTGAAGAGCTTCGCCCGCATCCACGAGACGAACCTCAAGAAGCAGGGCATGCTCGCCCTCACCTTCAAGAACGCCGCCGACTACGACAAGATCCAGGAACAAGACGTGTTTGACATCGTGGGCCTCACCAAGTTCGCCCCGGGTTCCGAGTTCACCCTCGTCGCCCACCACAAGGATGGCTCCGTCGATAACATCGCCCTCAGCCACACCTACAACGAACAGCAGTGGGCATGGTTCAAGGCAGGTTCGGCCCTCAACCTGATCCGCGCGAACAACAAGTAA
- a CDS encoding FISUMP domain-containing protein — protein sequence MEPEFSTFTDPRDGRTYRTVKIGNQEWFAENFDYDCPGSVVYENKTENETRYGRLYTWAELMGFDGKMNDNVAFTTDEERNATYRGIAPEGWHIPSDAEWKELKAYVDSIADTEFGTALKSRKGWKKDPDGCPAGADEVGFNALPSGRHMPNGEYLYGGKGAHFWTSTEVDKVYAIRWGGTYAGEDFTGFRTYKAQALALRLVKDR from the coding sequence ATGGAGCCGGAATTCAGCACCTTTACAGACCCCAGGGACGGCCGCACGTACCGTACTGTAAAGATTGGCAACCAGGAATGGTTCGCCGAGAACTTCGACTATGACTGCCCGGGCAGTGTCGTTTACGAGAACAAGACCGAAAACGAGACTCGGTACGGCAGGCTATACACCTGGGCGGAACTGATGGGGTTCGACGGCAAGATGAACGACAATGTCGCTTTCACAACCGACGAGGAACGCAATGCCACCTACAGGGGCATCGCACCCGAGGGCTGGCACATTCCGAGCGATGCCGAATGGAAGGAACTCAAGGCGTATGTCGATAGCATCGCCGATACCGAATTCGGGACCGCGCTCAAGTCCAGGAAGGGCTGGAAAAAGGACCCGGACGGCTGCCCCGCAGGTGCCGACGAGGTCGGGTTCAACGCCCTCCCGTCGGGCCGCCACATGCCCAACGGGGAATACCTCTACGGCGGCAAGGGCGCGCACTTCTGGACATCTACCGAAGTCGACAAGGTTTACGCCATCCGCTGGGGCGGCACGTATGCAGGCGAAGACTTCACCGGTTTCAGGACGTACAAGGCGCAGGCCCTCGCGCTCCGTCTGGTAAAGGACCGCTAA